Sequence from the Gemmatimonadaceae bacterium genome:
TTATGGGACTACTCGATAACGTGACCGGTAAAGCGAACGAGATCGAGTCCGCGATTCCGCAGGGCTCGGAGCACGCCGGTCTCATGGGACAGGTCACCGATTTCGTGCATGCGCATCCGGGAGGGCTCGGGGGTCTCGTGCAGACGCTCCGTGAGAAGGGACTCGGCGACATCGTGAATTCATGGATCTCGCGCGAGCGCAACCAGCCGATAACGGCGGCTCAGATCGAGGGTGCGTTAGGCAACGACACGGTGCAGGGGTTGGCCGCCAAGATCGGCGTGTCGACGTCGACGATTGCGACGGGACTGGCGACGGTGCTGCCGCAGGTGGTGGACAGGCTCACACCGCAGGGAACGCTGCCCGCTGCGTCCGGAACTCCGGCCTCGGTGCCGATTGAGACGCCGACGCCCCAGCCGCCGCAGGCAACAGCGTAGGGCGGACAACAGGCGGACGGTGCGGGACACGGCCGGATATTTTGCCGCAGAGGTGAGATGAGCTTTTGCCAGGCGAGCCATGCTCACGTCCGCAGCCACCGTATCCGGCCACGTCCCACGCTGGCCGCCTGTTCTCCGCCTTACGCGGTGCCCGTCCGTTGTCCGACTTCACGCATCACCTGCTCCGAACCCGCTTCGATCCCCGCGTGCTCGTCCGGTGCAACGCCTCGTTAGGGCGCGGCCGATTCGAACCCATCGCACTCCTCGCGCCACGCGAGCACTCCCGGGGAGCGTTATCCGGCTGGGGTCTACGTGACCGAGATCCGCGCGTCTAGAATGCGCCAGCTCCCGGCGAATCCAATTCTTGCCCGATCCGGCATGGCAGTGTGACGACGGGCGTATATCAGCAGGATTCCCCGTCGATGCTGCCCCAGACCACGCGATCTTCCGCGCCGCTTGACACCAGCCCAGTCATATCAAGGCCCTTACTTCAGCTGCAAGCAGACCTAACAATGCGCGCGGAGCGCGGCAAGCCAGCGGTGCTCGTCAGCTGCAAGGTTCGTTCGACCGCCGGCGCGTCACGACACGCCGGAGAGGAGAGTTCGAGCGACGTGCCAGCCGCGACGGTCGCGGACGACGAGATAGAGCTTGACTGCCGCAGAGTGGACCGCACGAATGCGCGATTGCGACGAGTGCACGCAGCTGATCCGGACTGAACGCGACTCGCGAAACGACCAAAGGACCGGCGACACCCGCGCGAAGCGTATCCTCGACCAATGTACCTCTCGCTTGGTTAGGAAAGCACGCACACAACTCGGCCGAGGTCGCATTCAGGCTGTCGAAGACCGAAAGAAGTCGGCCTCCGACATCGCTGTCGGCCTGGACGCTGCGATAGAAATCCGATGTATCGCCCAGGGCGCGCGAAAGGGAATAGCGCCATGTGCGCGAACTGATAATCCGTGAGGTCGTCCGCGTCGCAGGAAAGGAGTCGAGAGCGGCAGCGTAGACGTCGTACGTGTCGGCTCGCAGGTCGCGCGCACGATCAATCGTGCACGAGACAAGTGCTCCGACAAGCAGGATGGTAAGGAATCGTGCGTACATGGTCACTTGTGGCGGTCTAACGTTGGCTTGTGCTGCAGCGGTTTAAGCAAATGTGGCGGCGGGTCCGCCGCGAGCCTTCCGTGAAAACGGAGCGGCGGCCCCGCCGTCGCTACCGAAGTACCGCTGTCAGTACCGAGCGTCGTTATGCCGGCCCTTCCGCGGCACGCATGAGCTCCAGGCTGGTCCGATCCACCTCACCCTCGAACAACTGCCCAAGCAGCCTTGTGAACACTCCCTCGCCATCGACGTCCGCGAAGAGCGTTGCCGATGACCACAGCTTCAGGTCGTCCGGTTCGCCGAGGATCTCACGTGCTGTGCGCTCGCGATGCTGAAGGAGAGCGAGTGCGCACTCACGCAGTCGCGGACCGAGCACGGGGTGCGCCAGGTACGCGACAGCCTCTGCGCGACTCTTGATAGCGTAGCGGCGCGACAACTCAGATGTGCCGAGTCCCGCGAACTGCGGGAAAATGTACCACATCCAATGCGAGCGCTTTCTGCCGCCCCGCAACTCCTCCAGGGCGCGACGGTAGTCCGCAGCCTGCGCATAGACGAAGCGCGCGAGGTCAAACGGATCTTGCATAGTAGGAGTCAGCCTTCGAGTAGCTCGGCATAACGGCCGAGTTAAGCCGCGCACGAATAAATAGGAGCGAACGCCGCGAGCAAATCGATAACACGTTCGTCGGGTGAACGATCGTTAGGCTGCCGCCGCGTCTTCTAGCTCTGGAGAGTCGTCGGAACCGTCACACGGCGACGGATACGCTCCTGGGCCGTCTGCAGTTCGCCGACAGGGATAGCCACTCGAGGCCAGTACGCACATTGCGCCGTATAGTAGAACCGGAAGTGCTCGCGTGACTAGACGACCCGCAACAGCGTCGCCCAACGAACCAGCGTTAGCACGTCGTGCAGGTGCAATAGCCGTTGCGCTTCGGCGGCTAACACCGGCGAGAGGGCGACCGTCTGGAGCCACGTACGACCCGCCTTGCCATAGAGGTCGCTCTGCGCAAAGCAGTGATTCTCGGCCGTCAGGTGCCCGTGAATGCGATTCTTGATGCGCGTCCGCTCCCACAGCAGAAATGCTCGCCCACGAAGCAGTTGCCGGCGCCGGCGCGTGGCGAGATCCGGTACCCAAATCCTCGGCAGCAAGTTGGTGCGCCGCAATTCCGCCAACTTCCGCGCATCGATGATGTCCGTCTTCGATCGCGCCTGCCAAATCAGTTTGACTTGATAGGCGTCGGCAACCTGCGCGGTGTGCCCCGCTTCCTGGAAGCGCGCCCCGAGCCACTCCCAATACAAGGTCGCTTCCATCGCGACTGCCACCGGCTGCGGTAAGGCGCCCAGCCAATCGAGCACTGTCTCGACGGTCGTCGCGAGTTGACGCGTCTCGCCCACAACGGCCCCGTTCCCATCGAGCGCGCACGCTGTGACGTAGCGCTTCTGGAGATCCAGCCCCACGAAAGTCATCCGAGCCTCCCGCGAAAGATGCGGTGAAGTTATGCCCAACCCTGATGACTTTCATTCTCATATAGTCGCGTTAGGTAGCCGGTCGCGATCTCGACGGAGATGGAGTTCACGAGACTGGCCATCGCGGACATCAAAGCGCGTGACGTGCGTTATCCGCAACTGGTACGCATCATCATCGCCTGGGTTATCGCCCTCATACTCCTCCATATCCACCGCCCGATCCAATGGCAGATCGCTTGGCAGCTCGACATAGCCAAAGCGATCATCACGTTGGACAATGCCGCCGGCGGCCTGCGACAGATCGAGGTACTGAAGCTTCCAAGAACTATCGTCGCCCCAGATGCATCCGGCAACAAACGCGAAGGGATGATACGAGAACGGTCCTATCGGAACCTGAAGCCGTTCCTTCGGTGGTGCCCCGCCGGGAATCGGCGGCCAGCTGACATCTCGCGGCCGCAAGTCATCCGGCGTCGGCATTTGCTTCCGCACCCGAGTCGGCGGCCGGCCGGCGACGCGCACTTGGAGATCGATGTAGTAGGGGACGAAGAATTCCACCGGGCAGAACCCGGCGCTGTTCGGTTCTTCGCGGCCAATGTCGCGGCAGGAAGGAAGCTCGAGTAGGCGCGTTGCCGTGTAATGGGGGGAGTAGAGCGCGAGATCGCGGTTGCCGACGCGAAAGGGAGCGAAAGTGCGAAAGAGAGCGGGATAGTCCCGCTCGTACTCACCAACTTGGGTCTCCGATACGCCCTCGCGACGAAAAACACCGATTCGCCGCCCGGTCCATGCCCCAGGTGAGTAGTGTATTTCTTCCAGAACGCGAGCAAAGTAGGTTGGTAATTCGCCCATGACGGTCGGGGCCACCTAACGCAGAGCTAAGCGGCGAGCGACTGCTCGCCAGGCGAGAAGATGCAAGATCCACTTCCTACTCGCCAGCCACTCACAGGGCAGCCATCACGCGCTCGTCCGCTTCAGCGTTTCGTTAGGTCACGGGCGGTTTAGAGCCGACGAGCACCGGTTGGAAGAAGCGGCCGTCAATGCGCTCGATGCGCTCAAAGCCTACGGTATGCAGTAGTTCCATCACCTGCGCCGGGGCGATCGCCAGGTAGCTCGCCCTCACCAGCATCGCGGCCCCCTCCTCGCCCATCGTTGGAACGATTTCCAGCGCGACCTCGTAGCGTGGCCCGTGCCACGTCCAGACCTGTCGCACCTCGTAGTGGCGGCCGTCCCAGATCCGCTCACCGTATGGATGCACCTCGACAGTCCCCACGGGCGGCGGGGTGCCGTAGTCGCGCATCGATATCAAGCAACCGCCACCAGGCCGGACAACCCGGAACCATTCGGCGAGGGCCGCCGCGATGTCTGCCGGGGTGTCGAGGTGCGGAAGCGAGTTATCACAGGCAATTAGCACGTCCGCTGTAGCCGCGCGCACTGGGAGCGCGCGGAAGTCTGCGGCGACGCATGGGAGCTGCGCACCACGCCGGCCTGCCTCCGTCACTGCGCGTCGGACGGCCATCGGCGAGACGTCCGAGCCGGTAACGGCATAGCCCCGAGCGACCAGGCCAAGGGCCTGCGTTCCAACGCCGGCGGCCGCATCGAGCACCGCCCGCGCCTCAGGCCAGTGCTCGCTGATGATCGTAGCCAGCGCATCTCCCTGTCGCGCAATACTGGCTTCCCAATCTGCATAGATCAGGTGGTAGCGCGGCGCGAGCTCGTCGTAGAATGCGCGGACTGACATCGCCCTCCGTCGTTGGCCTAACGCCCCAGCCGAGCTGCCAAGGCATCAAATAAGGGTTTGCGGCGCAGCCGCAAACAATTCAATAGATCTTTTGTCATCTTCAGCGTTCGTTAGGCGGGCGCCACGAGGTCCACAACGTACGTGAAGTCCCGCTTTGAGTGTCCAGCGTCCCACCGCGGAAACAGCGTGCCGTCCCGAGATCGAAGCCGAGCATTGGGCGCATTCTCATAGATCGCGACGAGTTCCTCGATCGATGAGAAGAGCCGGTCTTCCCCTCGGAGCAACCGCTTCCAGACGCGACGACGTGTATCTGCTGCGCGTCGAAGCTCTGCAGCCGTCAAGTGTCGCACTTCCGCTTGTGGCTCGCACATCGCGAGGCCCGCGTAGTCCATGAGTCCGGAGTCGTGGTCGGCCTCCACGAGCGCCAAACATCGTTCGGCGGTAATGCGAACCAAGCCGCTAGCATCGCTCACGAATGGTGCGAGGGTGTAGTCGTTCTTGGCGCGAGCTCGAAGCCGCGCTTCGAAGACGACGCCGGGAAGCGCCAGAGGAATCAATTCGCCGAGGTGGTGCGTCGCGAGTTGGACAGTTGTCAACTCTGGAAAGACAATCCCCATGATGTTTGGATGTGCCGGATGTCTATGCCAGCCTAACGCAAAGCTAAGCGAGCGACGACTCGCCGGCGAGGCAATGCTGATCTTCCGCGAATCTCGCCAGGCGATCGACCCTGATGACTTCCATAAATCTCGCGCTCGTCCACTTCAGCGATTCGTTAGACTGCATGATCGCGGAGCAAACGATCACGCAAGCAGCTCCTTCAACTGGTCGACCCGGCGTTCTGGAAAGTCATGAAGCACCCAGCGTTGTCTGTACCCATCCGCGCCGTATTCGCGGAGGAGACGCTGAAGTTCAGAAAGCAAAGCGCCCGCCAACGTTCTCAGTCTGGTCTCGGCGTCAAAGATTGGTTGGTTGTCCGAGCCGGCGCCAAGGAAGCGAATACGGATGATCACGCCATCCGGCCCCTTACGAGCGAACTCCCATCTGTACTCTCCCGGCTCCTCAGCGAAAGAAGCAGTCGATTGCTCATCGCCGCAGAGCAATGCTACAACGGCTCCGACGAGATCATCGAGTGCGTCGGACAAGTAGGACGCCGTGACCGTCGCTGTCGCTTCCCCGATCGCAATAGTGCAATCAGCCCACCCGGTACCAGTGAGATCGTAGCGGAGCTTCATGAGCAAGTTGAGTCAGAGATGTAGCCTAACGCCTCAGTTAAGCAGCGGGCGCCCCATGAAATGCGAGCGCAGCGAGCTACCGCAACCGCCCGACTGCTTCAACGTTCGTTATACGGCAGGGGGAAATAGTGCCGAACGGAGGTCATCCGTGTAGTCTGGTTCGACGAGGGACATTTGCTCGCGGCCACCCTATCCGACGGTGTGCATGAACCCGACGACTTTGGGAGCCCAGTCAGGAAACGGCGCGGGCGTCAAAGACTTCTGTATCACCGCCTCTCGACCGCGCACCATATGAATGAGCGCTATTCCATGAACCCTGGCGTACTCGATCGCTCCGCTCTGGAACTCCGCGGTGCTCACGACTGCCCCCTTTGAGCGCCGACGCTGCGCATTTTCGAGTGAAGGGTTTGAATGACATCCCGCTTTATCGGGTTGCTGTGTCGTTTGCACTCGATGAGGACCGTGAACGCCAATTCTGCCGCCTCGAACCGGGCAACAACATCAATGTCGTAGTTGCCGTCGGTGCCCATTAGAACCTCGCGCCGCGACACCTCGCAGTTGGAGATGCCCGTCGCCGCCGAGCGAAACCAGGTCTCGACGTACGCCTCGAAGTCATCCGGACTCAACGTAAGCGGATCAATGTCAGATGCCACGTTGTACTCCGCGTTCAATGAATGCTTGGCTGCCGTATAACTATTACACTATGCTGCATGGTTGCGCTGTAGTGTGCCTTACGCTGCATGCTTATCCTGCGAGGTTCCTCGATTTATCGCAAGAATTCGCTGCCTAAGTACGCGCGCTCCGAACAGCCTAGCCCTCATCCCATGGCAAGGG
This genomic interval carries:
- a CDS encoding YidB family protein, which codes for MGLLDNVTGKANEIESAIPQGSEHAGLMGQVTDFVHAHPGGLGGLVQTLREKGLGDIVNSWISRERNQPITAAQIEGALGNDTVQGLAAKIGVSTSTIATGLATVLPQVVDRLTPQGTLPAASGTPASVPIETPTPQPPQATA
- a CDS encoding DUF1810 domain-containing protein, producing the protein MQDPFDLARFVYAQAADYRRALEELRGGRKRSHWMWYIFPQFAGLGTSELSRRYAIKSRAEAVAYLAHPVLGPRLRECALALLQHRERTAREILGEPDDLKLWSSATLFADVDGEGVFTRLLGQLFEGEVDRTSLELMRAAEGPA
- a CDS encoding transposase yields the protein MTFVGLDLQKRYVTACALDGNGAVVGETRQLATTVETVLDWLGALPQPVAVAMEATLYWEWLGARFQEAGHTAQVADAYQVKLIWQARSKTDIIDARKLAELRRTNLLPRIWVPDLATRRRRQLLRGRAFLLWERTRIKNRIHGHLTAENHCFAQSDLYGKAGRTWLQTVALSPVLAAEAQRLLHLHDVLTLVRWATLLRVV
- a CDS encoding class I SAM-dependent methyltransferase; this translates as MSVRAFYDELAPRYHLIYADWEASIARQGDALATIISEHWPEARAVLDAAAGVGTQALGLVARGYAVTGSDVSPMAVRRAVTEAGRRGAQLPCVAADFRALPVRAATADVLIACDNSLPHLDTPADIAAALAEWFRVVRPGGGCLISMRDYGTPPPVGTVEVHPYGERIWDGRHYEVRQVWTWHGPRYEVALEIVPTMGEEGAAMLVRASYLAIAPAQVMELLHTVGFERIERIDGRFFQPVLVGSKPPVT
- a CDS encoding restriction endonuclease, whose translation is MASDIDPLTLSPDDFEAYVETWFRSAATGISNCEVSRREVLMGTDGNYDIDVVARFEAAELAFTVLIECKRHSNPIKRDVIQTLHSKMRSVGAQRGQS